The following nucleotide sequence is from Anopheles stephensi strain Indian chromosome 3, UCI_ANSTEP_V1.0, whole genome shotgun sequence.
TAATAAGaccataaattatttttacacaaaaaaaaactttacctGAATTTAATTCGACCTGTTTTCGCTCCATAATTGCAGCAGCTTATGTCGCACTCCAAGCACAACGCCTAAATCCGTACGACACATGCACAGAGCACACACGCGCATTTTGCAAGCGCCTACATATCATGCATAGACAGATCTACTGCCTGGCATCTAAAACTAAATCACCTTACCGGGTACCGAGCACCAATCATAGTAATCGTCGAAAAAGCTACCCCCGCTGAGGCGAAGACTTTATATCCGGCAACCTGGGCCAACCCTGGGACGAGGTGCAAGTGCTCATGAGAAGCCATGTAGTCGTTGGCAAAACATGTTCTGACGGTTGAACCCGTGCGCGCGAAATCGACTATCGATCGCGATCGAGCGCAAAATCGCATTGCTTCTATTCTTGCATACCGAGGCccgcgtgagtgtgtgtgttaagaAGAGAAGGCCAAGTAGCCGGCAACGGCGGGAAGCGGAACAGAGAAGGCACATGTAAAAACGGTGGACAAAGGCTAGAGCCTAAGCGATCCAGAGCGATCCAGCAATGGACAATGGACGGTCCAAGCACGGGGAAAACTTGTTTCGATCGTTCCGAAGCAGGTTCACTGCTAGCAATGTTCCCAGCGCTATTCCCAATGCCGGCTGACCGAGTAATTGGAACGATCAAATGCTGCCCAACTGCTTGAAACTGTTGGGCGGTGTGGCTCGCCAGCGCTCCTGGGAGGTTCTGTTAAGACGCAGTAAGCGACCGGTAGGTCCTTGCAAAGGTGGACCActattgcagcagcagcagcagcagctggaacATTATTGGACTCTGGGTGCATTAAGTAATCCACTGATTAAACAATCCTACCTTTGCACGAGTTCTTGCACGATCTGAATAAGGAAACTGGAATCTGGACACTTTGGCGACACTTCGCGCCGCATTGTGCGTCATGGGCGTTCTTTGTTGCCAAAGTCGCCCATATCGCGTCACTCGCGGTGTTGCACAACGAAACTTCCAACCTCACGGATATCCGACTGACTTGGCAGCAGTGTCTTAGTTGATAAATAAAGATAAAGATTATTATATCAGTTTTTTTAAACGCGCCATCGATCATGGTCTTTGTCCACTGGCACATGACGCCAGTTGAAGAAGGAGAAGCATCACCAGCACGTGGTTGGTGAATTGTTATTGCCCGATAACGATTTCGAATCGATCTCGGTTTGACAAGGCTTTCCTCATCCGTTAGTTGAAGGAAATCCTCTACCTCCGCTACGGTAACACCTCCTCCTCTAGTCCACAACAACTTCCGCGAATGAGCCGCAGTTTCTTAACCGTGGCGAATTGACCGAAACTTTAACGAGAGCAATCCACATTAAGGgtcgcgggggggggggggggggttatcTACTGCTAGCTGCGAAGACTACCGATGGTACGACCTAGAAAGTGACCATTAACCGTCAACCATCGATACGATGATGACCTTCTGTTGGGTGGGTGCTCCCTCTATCGAGAGCTGATATCTCCACCGATGTCTCTAGCATTTCGCAATTTTCCAATCGGTGTGAAAACGGCCACACACGTCATATAAAACTGATCGTTCATTGAGTTTTTCCAATCAAACTGTGTCGATCGGTGCCGGAGTGACTTAGTGTGAACTTGCGCAGGTGTGATCGCTATCAACAGCATCATGAAGGTAGAGTGACGCGTGGATGAAGATGTATCTCGTGGAAGTGTATCATTTACTAAGAAAACATGTTGTTTCTACAGACTCTGATAGCTCTAGTGTCTATGCTGGCACTTACACGtgctcagcagcagctgatCGACCCGTACTTCAACGAGGGTCTTGTGCAGTACAACGATTGGCAACCAATCCCTGGACCAAATGTGGCCCATCCTTACGCTGTCCCGCAGTTCCTGCCCGCTCAGCAATATCCACTTCTTCAGCAAGTTCCCGCGGTACAACTGCCACAAGTTCCAGTGCCCTTCCCAGCACAGCTCCCGCTGCCATACCTTCAACCAGGACAATATCCCTACCAGCTCCCACTTCCACcacaaccgcaacaacttcTTCCAGGACTAGCCCTGCCTCCGTTCAACATGGCTCAGCTACCTCCCCAGGTCCAGGTCGTACGCCATGGACTTCCGCATTCGGATGCAGCTGCCGTTTCCTATTCCTCACTAAactataacaacaacaacaacaacgcccAGCCAGCTACACTCCAAACGCCACCAGTAGTCGGTGTAAGCTCTGCACCCGCTACCGGCGTAAATAGTGCTGCAGCCGTCCCCGTAGCGCCCAACGCAAAGGTATCCGTAGTGAAGGACATTGCCACGTTCGGCACGGAGTACGGTACCGGTGCGGACAAGACACCCGTCGCGAGGTACGAAGCCATTAACGCCGGGTCGGTACATGTTGCACCGCTACCGGGCCACACCGTCGACCAGAAGCTGATCGCACCTGGTACCGCCGATCAGAAGCTGTAGCATGGTGGAAAGATTTTTAGCGCTTTATCGTACCCCGTAAATCGGTTCATGGTTCCATCGTTAACGAAATTAATCTGCCTGATCGGCTGTAAcgaacgaagcaaaacaaaatgcagTAACTcgtaataaaaattaacaGTAAGATCATGATGGTTTGCTTGAAgagttttaattttgtttcttaaGAACGGTCGAAAAGTGTGTGTTAGAAACCCGTTTCGGAGCATTGACTTATGTTATCTGCTCTATAAATCGATCTCATCAGCTATACAAAA
It contains:
- the LOC118513500 gene encoding E1A-binding protein p400-like; the encoded protein is MKTLIALVSMLALTRAQQQLIDPYFNEGLVQYNDWQPIPGPNVAHPYAVPQFLPAQQYPLLQQVPAVQLPQVPVPFPAQLPLPYLQPGQYPYQLPLPPQPQQLLPGLALPPFNMAQLPPQVQVVRHGLPHSDAAAVSYSSLNYNNNNNNAQPATLQTPPVVGVSSAPATGVNSAAAVPVAPNAKVSVVKDIATFGTEYGTGADKTPVARYEAINAGSVHVAPLPGHTVDQKLIAPGTADQKL